The following coding sequences lie in one Terriglobales bacterium genomic window:
- the thiC gene encoding phosphomethylpyrimidine synthase ThiC, translated as MTVPNGSNGVKQNGASVPQPRAEWIAQRRTQAEKAGDRNFSQMHYARKGIVTEEMVYIAAKEKISPELVRDEVAAGRMIIPANINHPELEPMAIGVASLCKINANIGNSAVTSNVDEELKKLHTAVHFGADTVMDLSTGGDIHNIREAILRHSPVPIGTVPIYEAISRVKRVEDLNASVMLEVIEEQAEQGVDYMTIHAGVLIQYLPLITKRITGIVSRGGAILAQWMAHHHKQNFLYECFDDITKIFAKHDVSYSLGDGLRPGCIADASDEAQFAELKTLGELTKKAWEHDVQVMIEGPGHVPMDKIKEQVDKEIEYCYAAPFYTLGPLVTDIAPGYDHITSAIGAAMIGWHGASMLCYVTPKEHLGLPNDKDVKDGIIAYKIAAHAADLARHRPGARDRDDALSYARYTFDWEKQFALSLDPETARAMHDETLPDDFYKEAKFCSMCGPKFCSMNYSQKVDEYNRTVHGVEKKDYSELVEKLISLK; from the coding sequence ATGACAGTCCCCAACGGCAGCAACGGAGTCAAGCAGAACGGAGCCAGTGTTCCCCAGCCGCGCGCGGAGTGGATCGCGCAACGCCGCACCCAGGCAGAAAAAGCCGGCGACCGGAATTTTTCCCAAATGCACTACGCCCGCAAAGGCATTGTGACCGAAGAGATGGTCTACATTGCCGCCAAGGAAAAGATTTCGCCCGAGCTGGTGCGTGATGAAGTGGCGGCGGGGCGCATGATCATCCCGGCCAACATCAACCACCCTGAGCTCGAACCCATGGCGATTGGTGTGGCTTCGTTGTGCAAGATCAACGCCAACATCGGTAACTCGGCCGTGACCTCGAACGTTGATGAAGAGCTGAAGAAGCTGCACACTGCCGTACACTTCGGCGCTGACACGGTAATGGACCTCTCCACCGGCGGCGATATCCATAATATTCGCGAGGCTATTCTGCGCCACTCGCCTGTGCCCATCGGCACGGTACCGATTTACGAGGCCATCTCGCGCGTGAAGCGCGTGGAAGACCTGAACGCCAGCGTAATGCTGGAAGTCATTGAAGAGCAGGCGGAGCAGGGCGTGGATTACATGACCATCCATGCCGGGGTGCTGATCCAGTACCTGCCGCTCATTACGAAACGTATTACCGGCATCGTGAGCCGCGGCGGCGCGATCCTGGCACAGTGGATGGCACACCACCACAAGCAGAATTTCTTGTACGAGTGCTTTGACGATATCACAAAAATTTTCGCCAAGCATGACGTTTCTTATTCCTTGGGCGACGGCCTGCGGCCAGGATGCATCGCCGACGCCAGCGACGAAGCCCAGTTCGCCGAGCTCAAGACTCTGGGTGAGCTTACAAAAAAAGCCTGGGAGCACGACGTTCAGGTCATGATTGAGGGACCAGGGCACGTCCCCATGGATAAGATCAAAGAGCAAGTGGATAAAGAGATCGAGTACTGCTACGCTGCACCTTTTTATACGCTTGGCCCGCTGGTCACCGATATCGCGCCTGGATACGACCACATCACCTCGGCCATCGGCGCGGCCATGATTGGATGGCATGGCGCTTCCATGCTGTGCTACGTCACACCGAAAGAGCACCTGGGCCTGCCCAACGACAAAGACGTGAAGGACGGCATCATCGCTTACAAAATCGCGGCGCATGCAGCAGACCTGGCGCGGCACAGGCCAGGAGCGCGCGACCGCGATGACGCCCTCAGCTATGCCCGCTACACCTTCGATTGGGAAAAGCAGTTCGCGCTGTCGCTTGACCCCGAAACCGCCCGCGCCATGCACGATGAGACCTTGCCTGACGATTTTTACAAGGAAGCCAAATTCTGCTCCATGTGCGGACCGAAGTTCTGCTCGATGAACTATTCACAGAAAGTCGATGAATACAACCGCACGGTGCACGGGGTGGAGAAGAAAGATTACTCCGAGCTGGTGGAAAAGCTGATCAGCCTCAAATAA
- a CDS encoding M28 family metallopeptidase has translation MKLSLLGRLPVTMFFLASVISAQQPASVSTITGFRNFSAEQQAEIRFLAVPDPKLAEEHLRILTAEPHIAGSAEDKKTAEYVLQKFREAGLDAEITEYRVWMNLPVEVSVSIVNPPMPDYHAPRPEHVNGDPFQDDPRVTPGFNEYSPSGDVEAEVVFANYGRPEDFKKLEDMKINVRGKIVIVRYGENYRGVKEYIAEQHGAAGMIIYSDPIDDGYFKGDKYPDGPWRPDSAVQRGSIMYMFKYPGDPTTPGVASVPSLPDNQRVPPEKAVNLPHIPATPLSYQDARPIMENLRGPLSPRPWQGALPFAYHIGPGPVRVKIHLKQDYQYRTIWDVTAKVKGTEEPDQLVIAGNHRDAWVYGAVDPNSGTAAMLEAVHGIGELLKSGWKPKRTLIFASWDAEEEGLIGSTEWAEQHEKELANAVVYFNMDVGVSGPNFNASAVPSLKQFVRDVTKAVPSPAGGTVYDAWKEKRTKDSAPRDAGHEEISSPRQPAAAEVRVGDLGSGSDFTAFLQHLGVPSGDITSGGDYGVYHSAFDDFTWFKKFGDPTFEYEQQMARVFGLQALRMADADVLPYDYENYGREITSYLEAAQKKSSEKLGKNGPDFLPALNAAKRLAAAGAAIGAKQKDAATDATRLNRVLLEAERGLLIPEGLPNRPWFHHAVYAPGEYTGYAAVVIPGVNEAIDAGDNLRTQQQLAALAAAINRGAEKLESFQ, from the coding sequence ATGAAGCTTTCTCTTTTAGGGCGTTTGCCGGTCACCATGTTTTTTTTGGCTTCTGTTATTTCAGCGCAACAGCCGGCGTCCGTATCCACGATAACCGGATTTCGCAATTTCAGCGCCGAGCAGCAGGCAGAAATCCGCTTTCTCGCGGTACCCGATCCTAAGCTGGCGGAAGAGCACCTGCGAATCCTCACAGCCGAGCCGCACATCGCGGGCTCTGCGGAAGACAAAAAGACAGCGGAGTATGTGCTCCAGAAATTCCGCGAAGCCGGACTCGATGCCGAAATTACCGAGTACAGAGTCTGGATGAACCTGCCGGTCGAGGTCAGTGTGAGCATCGTCAATCCGCCGATGCCCGATTACCACGCTCCCAGGCCGGAGCACGTCAATGGTGACCCCTTCCAGGATGATCCGCGGGTAACGCCGGGCTTCAACGAATACTCACCCTCGGGCGATGTTGAGGCTGAAGTTGTGTTTGCTAACTACGGCCGTCCGGAAGACTTCAAGAAGCTGGAAGACATGAAGATCAACGTGCGCGGCAAGATCGTCATTGTGCGTTACGGCGAAAACTACCGGGGAGTCAAAGAGTACATCGCCGAACAGCACGGCGCCGCCGGCATGATTATTTACTCCGATCCCATCGATGATGGCTATTTCAAGGGTGACAAGTATCCCGATGGACCGTGGCGTCCTGATAGCGCGGTGCAGCGTGGCTCCATCATGTACATGTTCAAGTATCCCGGAGACCCCACGACCCCCGGAGTAGCGTCAGTACCATCATTGCCCGACAACCAGAGAGTGCCCCCCGAGAAGGCAGTCAATCTTCCGCACATTCCCGCGACGCCGCTCTCCTATCAGGATGCACGCCCCATCATGGAAAACCTCCGCGGCCCGCTTTCGCCGCGTCCCTGGCAAGGCGCTCTTCCGTTTGCCTATCACATCGGTCCGGGACCGGTGCGCGTGAAGATCCATCTGAAGCAGGATTATCAATACCGCACCATCTGGGACGTAACCGCCAAGGTGAAGGGAACCGAGGAGCCCGATCAATTAGTGATCGCCGGCAATCACCGCGATGCCTGGGTTTACGGCGCGGTAGACCCCAACAGTGGCACGGCCGCCATGCTGGAGGCGGTACACGGCATCGGCGAGTTGCTCAAGAGCGGATGGAAGCCCAAACGCACCCTCATCTTTGCAAGCTGGGACGCGGAAGAAGAAGGGCTCATCGGCTCGACCGAGTGGGCCGAGCAGCATGAGAAAGAGCTGGCCAACGCAGTAGTGTATTTCAACATGGATGTGGGTGTCTCCGGTCCGAACTTCAACGCCTCTGCTGTTCCCAGTTTGAAACAGTTTGTGCGTGACGTAACTAAAGCTGTTCCCAGTCCGGCTGGGGGAACTGTGTATGACGCATGGAAGGAGAAGCGGACAAAAGACAGCGCCCCACGCGACGCTGGCCACGAGGAGATCAGCAGTCCCAGACAGCCCGCTGCTGCCGAGGTGCGTGTAGGCGATCTGGGCAGTGGATCTGACTTCACCGCCTTTCTGCAACACCTGGGTGTGCCTTCCGGCGACATCACATCAGGTGGAGATTACGGGGTGTATCACTCGGCCTTCGACGACTTTACCTGGTTCAAGAAATTCGGCGATCCGACATTTGAATATGAGCAGCAGATGGCCCGGGTGTTCGGCCTGCAAGCCTTGCGCATGGCCGATGCCGACGTGCTGCCCTATGATTACGAAAACTATGGCAGGGAGATTACCTCTTACCTTGAGGCTGCGCAGAAAAAGTCGTCGGAAAAGCTGGGAAAGAATGGGCCTGATTTCCTCCCTGCTTTGAATGCCGCGAAACGTTTGGCTGCTGCCGGTGCTGCTATCGGAGCAAAACAGAAAGATGCTGCGACAGATGCAACCAGGTTAAACCGCGTCCTGCTGGAGGCGGAGCGGGGATTACTCATTCCTGAAGGCCTTCCTAATCGTCCATGGTTCCATCATGCGGTCTATGCGCCGGGCGAATATACCGGCTACGCTGCGGTGGTGATTCCAGGCGTGAATGAAGCCATTGATGCCGGCGATAACCTCCGCACCCAGCAGCAGCTTGCTGCACTGGCCGCTGCCATCAATCGGGGCGCGGAGAAACTGGAAAGCTTTCAGTAA
- a CDS encoding TylF/MycF/NovP-related O-methyltransferase, whose protein sequence is MWDLVSPLEFSLLYRQVRPYTMCSNARLRALYLGVRHVVRQQVPGDLVECGCAKGGSAALMAMTLRRLEAQRTVWLFDTFEGLPAPTTKDPDYEIANLYTGDCVGTLEEVKRLFQQLSVADRVQFVKGLFQDSLPTAPIPQIALLHIDGDWYESVKACLENLYDKVVPGGIIQFDDYGYWKGARNAVDEFFETRGIHAPLRRLDYSGRSFIKPLPTAEIDRNQALSSKSPCAG, encoded by the coding sequence GTGTGGGATCTTGTCTCCCCGCTCGAGTTTTCTCTCCTGTATCGCCAGGTGCGCCCGTATACCATGTGCAGCAATGCTCGGCTACGGGCCTTGTATCTGGGGGTTCGCCATGTCGTACGCCAACAGGTTCCGGGAGACTTAGTCGAATGCGGATGTGCCAAGGGTGGCAGCGCGGCGCTGATGGCCATGACTCTTCGCAGGCTGGAAGCACAACGTACAGTCTGGTTGTTTGATACTTTTGAAGGCTTGCCGGCGCCTACTACAAAAGATCCTGATTACGAAATTGCAAACCTTTATACCGGCGATTGCGTCGGTACTCTTGAAGAAGTAAAGCGTTTATTCCAGCAGCTTTCAGTGGCTGATCGGGTGCAATTCGTCAAGGGACTCTTTCAAGACTCCCTGCCCACCGCCCCAATCCCACAAATTGCCCTGCTACACATTGATGGAGACTGGTACGAAAGTGTAAAGGCTTGTCTGGAAAACCTGTACGACAAAGTTGTTCCCGGAGGAATAATTCAATTCGACGATTACGGTTACTGGAAGGGAGCACGGAATGCGGTAGACGAATTTTTCGAAACACGTGGCATCCATGCTCCTCTTCGACGGTTGGACTACTCTGGAAGGTCCTTCATCAAGCCGTTGCCCACCGCGGAAATAGACCGGAATCAAGCGTTATCTTCCAAATCCCCCTGCGCTGGTTGA
- a CDS encoding class I SAM-dependent methyltransferase, which translates to MNIVGSMHQRLVIGRRVRILSKWFAELIPRNATVLDVGCGSGLVAGCLLALRPDLVLEGVDVLVRQQTCIPVRSFDGYTLPYPDGAFETVLFADVLHHTEDPMVLLREARRVSRKVIVIKDHEREGIFSGARLRLMDWVGNARFGVSLPYNYWNRSRWAQAWKELELFPERMERNLNLYPPPFDFVFGASLHFIARLHASNIS; encoded by the coding sequence ATGAATATTGTAGGTTCGATGCACCAACGCCTGGTGATTGGACGCCGCGTTCGTATTCTTAGCAAGTGGTTTGCTGAGCTTATTCCCCGCAACGCGACTGTGCTGGATGTAGGTTGTGGCAGCGGACTGGTTGCCGGGTGCTTGCTCGCCTTGCGCCCCGATCTCGTATTGGAAGGGGTGGATGTGCTGGTCCGGCAACAAACCTGCATTCCCGTACGATCGTTCGATGGATACACCCTTCCTTATCCCGACGGCGCGTTCGAGACGGTTCTGTTCGCTGACGTTTTGCACCACACCGAAGATCCCATGGTGTTGCTGCGCGAGGCGCGCAGGGTATCTCGCAAGGTTATCGTGATCAAGGACCATGAGCGCGAAGGGATATTTTCCGGAGCGCGGCTGCGGTTGATGGATTGGGTGGGGAATGCCCGCTTTGGAGTGAGTTTGCCTTACAACTACTGGAATCGATCTCGTTGGGCGCAAGCGTGGAAGGAGCTGGAACTTTTTCCGGAAAGGATGGAACGCAATCTCAATCTTTATCCGCCGCCGTTCGATTTTGTTTTTGGGGCTTCGCTCCATTTTATTGCCCGGTTGCACGCTTCCAATATTTCCTGA
- a CDS encoding glycosyltransferase family 2 protein, producing MNFVQTLEKNEKRTAAEVQTGATEDELEVSVVMPCLNEAETLAICIKKAADALRQANIAGEIIVADNGSSDGSQEIAKQAGARVIHVEAKGYGNALRRGIAAARGRFIVMADSDDSYDFGHTPMFVEKLRTGPDLVMGNRFRGGIKRNAMPLSHRYLGNPAITAIGRLFFHSPCGDFYCGMRGFRKSAYEQMGLRTTGMEFACEMVVKATLLKMKIAEVPTTLSPDGRNRPPHLRTWHDGWRTLRFLLLYSPRWLFLYPGILLILFGAAGTFWLLPGPQRVGQVVFDIHTLLYALMSILLGFQAIAFATFTKVFAISEGLLPEDPRLMKAFRYIKLETGLLVGVLLMLVGFGGSVLAVSDWSARQFGPLNPFQMLRLVSPSVVALTLGFEIILSSFFLSVLGMKRE from the coding sequence ATGAACTTCGTGCAAACTCTTGAAAAAAATGAAAAGCGGACCGCCGCAGAGGTGCAAACCGGCGCGACAGAAGACGAATTGGAAGTTTCTGTCGTGATGCCTTGCCTCAATGAAGCCGAGACCCTGGCGATTTGTATCAAAAAAGCTGCCGATGCCCTGCGGCAGGCGAATATTGCAGGCGAAATTATTGTTGCGGATAACGGATCAAGCGACGGTTCCCAGGAGATTGCAAAACAAGCTGGGGCGCGGGTAATTCATGTTGAGGCCAAAGGGTATGGCAACGCGCTGCGAAGAGGCATCGCCGCTGCTCGCGGTCGGTTCATCGTTATGGCGGACTCCGATGACAGCTATGATTTCGGGCACACCCCGATGTTTGTCGAAAAACTGCGCACCGGCCCTGATCTGGTGATGGGCAACCGGTTTCGGGGAGGCATAAAGCGGAACGCGATGCCGCTTTCACACCGTTACCTGGGAAATCCGGCAATCACTGCAATCGGCCGGTTGTTCTTTCATTCACCGTGCGGTGATTTTTATTGCGGTATGCGTGGCTTTCGTAAGTCTGCCTACGAGCAAATGGGCCTGCGTACCACCGGAATGGAGTTCGCCTGCGAAATGGTCGTGAAGGCCACTCTTCTGAAGATGAAGATCGCTGAGGTTCCTACCACTCTCTCTCCCGACGGTCGCAACCGGCCTCCCCATCTGCGCACCTGGCATGACGGGTGGCGCACGCTGCGCTTCCTTTTGCTTTACAGTCCGCGCTGGCTGTTTTTGTATCCGGGAATATTGTTAATTCTTTTCGGCGCGGCAGGCACCTTTTGGCTCTTGCCGGGGCCGCAGCGTGTGGGGCAAGTTGTATTCGACATACACACGCTGCTCTATGCATTGATGAGCATTTTGCTGGGCTTTCAGGCGATTGCATTTGCAACCTTCACTAAAGTATTCGCAATTTCAGAAGGGCTTTTGCCGGAAGATCCGCGGCTCATGAAGGCGTTCCGTTACATTAAGCTGGAAACAGGTTTGCTTGTGGGCGTTCTCCTGATGTTGGTGGGATTTGGGGGCTCAGTCTTGGCGGTGTCGGATTGGAGCGCCCGGCAATTCGGCCCGTTGAACCCATTTCAAATGTTGCGCCTGGTGAGTCCTTCCGTAGTTGCGCTTACCCTTGGTTTTGAAATAATCCTTTCCAGTTTTTTTCTGAGTGTGCTGGGTATGAAACGCGAATGA
- a CDS encoding glycosyltransferase family 39 protein produces the protein MKNSRRILLFIWIVFVLRGVFYSAVFPIWEGYDEPFHFAYLQQLIHHGEIPGMSTPMSRELLQSLHVLPLPWVLSQEDLPQPAFSHEAYWKLSGTERERLQKQFREIPPSWGEEDSTEKKISNYETQQMPLYYLVFYFPLKLMPGFSLALRVLVLRFLNVLLASCIVPLGYLVATRVLKDKSPALSLMLLIVALPELFIDLSRVGNESLALVLYTAAVYLALRIVEGPQNFKYFPWLGVVLSLGLLTKAYFLTAVPALFPIIVWCYRQWPRERNRLLKFSTLTGAALLIIAGPWYWRVHTLTGSWSGVTDDVALRSLSRWQILAQVPHVNWAGGIVSILLSHVWFGAWSFLKFNRPVYLFFGLIILLAVLGICRVVLLRLRKNSPDSQAEDRGAIESGKLLVLLSFYAFFWLGLIYDILLVYIHLGVSASTGWYMYSLIVPEAILLYLGLSAVVTKKNRSWILPTLTSLFVLLDLYGLHFLLVPYYTGVISHVGQNRVAAAGAGQLIQVGIAEFARRLSINKPAFLGPAEMIVLWIIFLLATVFLIFAAFGLRKASTNLE, from the coding sequence ATGAAGAATTCCCGCCGCATTCTTCTTTTCATTTGGATTGTTTTTGTTCTTCGCGGAGTATTCTATAGCGCCGTGTTCCCGATATGGGAAGGATACGACGAACCATTTCATTTCGCCTACCTGCAGCAGCTCATCCATCACGGCGAAATTCCCGGCATGTCTACTCCCATGTCGCGGGAACTGTTGCAATCTCTACACGTGCTGCCGCTGCCCTGGGTCCTTTCGCAGGAAGACCTGCCGCAACCGGCCTTTTCGCACGAAGCCTATTGGAAATTGTCCGGAACCGAACGTGAGCGTCTGCAAAAACAGTTCCGGGAGATTCCCCCCTCCTGGGGCGAAGAAGACTCCACCGAAAAGAAAATCAGTAATTATGAAACCCAGCAGATGCCTTTGTATTATCTTGTTTTCTATTTCCCGTTGAAGCTTATGCCAGGCTTTAGTCTGGCATTGCGCGTTTTGGTTTTGCGTTTCCTCAACGTTCTGCTTGCTTCCTGTATCGTCCCGCTCGGATACCTTGTGGCCACACGCGTCTTGAAGGACAAAAGTCCAGCCTTGTCCCTGATGCTGTTGATTGTTGCCTTGCCGGAATTATTCATCGATCTGTCGCGCGTGGGAAATGAGAGCCTTGCCCTGGTGCTTTATACGGCTGCAGTCTACCTGGCGCTGAGGATTGTGGAGGGCCCGCAGAATTTCAAATATTTCCCATGGCTCGGAGTTGTTCTAAGCCTCGGGCTTCTCACCAAGGCGTACTTCCTCACTGCCGTCCCCGCCTTATTTCCGATCATCGTTTGGTGTTACCGGCAATGGCCGCGGGAGAGAAATCGGCTGCTCAAATTTTCAACTTTGACCGGCGCGGCCCTGCTGATAATAGCCGGCCCGTGGTATTGGCGGGTCCATACTCTGACCGGATCGTGGTCGGGTGTAACCGATGATGTCGCCTTGCGGTCACTCTCCCGCTGGCAAATTCTAGCCCAGGTTCCTCATGTGAATTGGGCCGGCGGGATCGTTTCCATACTGCTTTCGCATGTGTGGTTTGGCGCCTGGAGCTTCCTGAAATTCAACAGACCCGTCTATTTATTCTTTGGTTTAATTATTCTTTTGGCGGTCCTGGGAATCTGCAGAGTTGTTCTGCTTCGTTTAAGAAAAAATTCTCCGGATTCTCAGGCAGAAGATAGGGGAGCGATAGAATCCGGCAAATTGCTGGTCCTGCTATCGTTCTATGCTTTCTTTTGGCTGGGATTGATCTACGACATATTGCTTGTCTATATCCATCTGGGTGTTTCTGCGAGCACAGGCTGGTACATGTATTCGCTGATCGTGCCGGAAGCAATTCTCCTGTATCTGGGATTATCTGCAGTTGTCACCAAAAAAAATCGCTCCTGGATTCTTCCGACTTTGACCAGCCTGTTTGTACTGCTCGATCTTTATGGATTGCATTTTCTGCTGGTTCCTTATTACACCGGCGTGATCTCTCACGTTGGTCAGAACCGCGTTGCCGCAGCCGGAGCCGGCCAGCTTATTCAGGTAGGCATTGCTGAATTTGCCCGGCGTTTGAGCATCAACAAGCCTGCTTTTCTGGGCCCTGCGGAAATGATTGTCTTGTGGATTATCTTTTTGTTGGCAACGGTATTCTTAATCTTTGCAGCTTTTGGATTGCGGAAGGCCAGCACTAATCTGGAGTAA
- a CDS encoding DUF190 domain-containing protein, translating into MGIGMAVQITIYLNEADQWQHRPLHLEILKYLREENVAGATVFHAVAGFTGRSRVKTSSLVDAGGKLPVVIVFVDSEEHVQRVLPKLREMASHRLIVRENVVIEQGSLET; encoded by the coding sequence ATGGGCATCGGTATGGCCGTGCAGATCACCATCTATCTCAACGAAGCCGATCAGTGGCAGCACCGGCCGTTGCATCTGGAAATCCTGAAATATTTGCGCGAAGAAAACGTGGCCGGCGCTACGGTGTTTCATGCCGTGGCCGGGTTCACCGGACGCAGCCGGGTGAAGACCTCAAGCCTGGTGGATGCCGGAGGCAAGCTGCCTGTGGTCATTGTCTTTGTAGATAGCGAAGAGCATGTGCAACGGGTTTTACCCAAGCTGCGCGAGATGGCATCGCACCGTCTGATTGTGCGCGAGAATGTGGTGATTGAGCAGGGAAGTTTGGAAACGTAA
- the crcB gene encoding fluoride efflux transporter CrcB produces the protein MQAYLWVSLGAILGAGFRYFLSRYVAKVLSPTFPYGTLIINVSGSLVLGFFLIWTTERVLADPRWRLFIAIGFCGSFTTFSSYAFETFAYMEQGQWHLMAANILANNILCLAAVIGGAALARWL, from the coding sequence GTGCAGGCATACCTTTGGGTTTCTCTGGGCGCAATTCTAGGGGCTGGGTTCCGCTACTTTCTCTCCCGTTATGTGGCCAAGGTCCTTTCACCCACTTTTCCGTACGGCACGCTCATCATCAATGTTTCCGGCAGCCTGGTCCTTGGCTTCTTCCTGATCTGGACCACGGAGCGCGTGCTGGCTGATCCGCGCTGGCGTCTTTTCATTGCCATCGGCTTTTGTGGATCGTTTACCACCTTTTCCAGCTATGCCTTTGAGACCTTCGCCTACATGGAGCAGGGCCAGTGGCACTTGATGGCGGCCAACATCCTGGCCAACAACATTTTGTGTCTGGCGGCCGTCATCGGCGGAGCGGCCCTGGCGCGATGGCTATAG
- a CDS encoding VWA domain-containing protein, with the protein MVLVRIARSCTMVLHLWCLLLIGPLVCVAQQSTQGSTAQNPPAQSQAQTPEEPSMGTLKVNVDVVSVYCNVKDKHGALIPNLKKEDFELTEDGVKQNIKYFSTETDQPLTLGILMDTSGSMMQVIPAEKEVGGAFLNDVLTPKDLAFFMTFDIDVNLEHDFTSSARELRHAMETVKVVEPASGPSITRGPFPGSNSARGTALYDGIYLAATEKLTGEVGRKAMIIMTDGVDEGSKVRLEEAVESAQKADAICYVLLFSRGIYGLRGEGYMKKLTEDTGGRVFEIDRVENLKTAFDQIVAELRTQYGVGYTPTNSKKDGTFRKIEIRSKDGYKVQARKGYYAIPHS; encoded by the coding sequence ATGGTATTGGTACGCATCGCACGCTCTTGCACAATGGTGTTGCATCTTTGGTGTCTCCTGCTCATTGGCCCACTGGTCTGCGTGGCCCAGCAATCTACCCAGGGCAGTACGGCCCAAAACCCGCCGGCGCAATCCCAGGCACAAACGCCGGAAGAGCCGTCCATGGGCACCTTAAAAGTCAACGTGGACGTGGTCAGTGTTTACTGCAATGTAAAGGATAAACACGGCGCCCTGATTCCCAACCTCAAAAAAGAGGACTTTGAGCTTACCGAAGACGGCGTGAAGCAGAACATCAAGTATTTCAGCACCGAGACCGATCAGCCGCTTACCTTGGGCATCCTGATGGACACCAGCGGCAGCATGATGCAGGTCATCCCCGCTGAAAAAGAGGTAGGCGGCGCCTTCCTGAATGATGTCCTGACCCCGAAGGACCTGGCTTTTTTCATGACTTTTGATATTGACGTGAACCTGGAGCACGACTTTACCTCGTCGGCTCGCGAACTCAGGCATGCTATGGAAACGGTCAAGGTGGTTGAGCCTGCTTCGGGTCCATCAATTACACGGGGGCCGTTTCCCGGTTCCAACTCTGCGCGCGGCACGGCCCTCTATGACGGCATTTACCTGGCGGCCACGGAAAAGCTCACGGGCGAGGTCGGGCGCAAGGCCATGATTATCATGACTGATGGGGTGGATGAAGGCAGCAAAGTGCGCCTGGAGGAAGCCGTGGAGAGCGCCCAGAAGGCGGATGCCATCTGTTATGTTCTTTTGTTTTCCAGAGGCATCTATGGGCTCCGAGGCGAGGGTTACATGAAAAAACTGACGGAAGATACAGGTGGCCGGGTCTTCGAAATTGACAGGGTTGAAAACCTGAAAACCGCCTTCGACCAGATCGTTGCTGAGCTGCGCACCCAATACGGAGTTGGCTATACACCCACCAACAGCAAAAAAGATGGCACCTTCCGCAAGATTGAGATCCGCAGCAAGGATGGCTACAAGGTGCAGGCCCGGAAGGGTTATTATGCGATTCCGCATTCATAA